In Podospora pseudoanserina strain CBS 124.78 chromosome 5, whole genome shotgun sequence, a single window of DNA contains:
- a CDS encoding hypothetical protein (COG:S; EggNog:ENOG503P591) — translation MEGDEKVSYRLFDPFFTPCYRMFGAQWRRAMAMLANQPLSKRFRHAKFKSSAPLFGSTSTRWSTHKADDTTVKFPSLHADIEKALGTVSIIPKPWFNDHSEDDDKVTQEYFTHVMGRFKCQNQNCSKSGWSSKKVGILIRQFSGNGYYALVFKQRCRVCDKLGVLRLDEDSYVERVVYRLKKWAGIHVEKPVFGVKRGEPHEREFCEACLAGYDCQKASLEE, via the coding sequence ATGGAAGGTGACGAAAAGGTCTCCTATCGACTCTTCGATCCCTTTTTCACCCCATGCTACAGGATGTTTGGTGCGCAATGGAGGAGGGCCATGGCGATGCTTGCCAACCAGCCACTGTCCAAACGGTTCCGTCACGCCAAATTTAAGTCCAGCGCCCCACTATTTGGATCGACATCGACAAGATGGTCAACTCACAAGGCGGATGATACAACAGTCAAATTCCCATCTCTCCACGCAGATATCGAGAAGGCCCTCGGCACCGTATCGATCATTCCCAAGCCGTGGTTCAATGATCACAGCGAAGACGACGACAAAGTCACGCAAGAATACTTTACACACGTCATGGGTCGCTTCAAATGCCAGAATCAGAATTGCTCCAAGTCCGGCTGGAGCAGTAAGAAGGTCGGGATCCTAATCCGGCAGTTCTCCGGGAACGGCTATTACGCCTTGGTGTTCAAACAGCGCTGCAGGGTGTGCGATAAACTGGGGGTCTTGCGGCTTGACGAGGATTCGTACGTGGAACGGGTGGTGTACCGGCTGAAGAAATGGGCTGGTATTCATGTGGAGAAACCTGTATTCGGTGTGAAGCGCGGTGAGCCACATGAACGTGAATTTTGTGAGGCCTGCCTGGCGGGGTACGACTGTCAGAAGGCTTCTCTAGAAGAGTGA